In Longimicrobium sp., the genomic stretch CCAGGGGGGCGAATCTTCGCCGCTGGACCTACACGAAATCCGCCTTCGCGGACTCTAATCTTACAGTCCCCGCAGGGGGACTTTGCACTTTTCCAGCGGCGAATTCATTCGCTCTTGTGCGGTCCTGGCGCGTCCTGATGCGTCCTGATGCGTCCTGGTGCGGTCCTGATGCGCTCGCGCCGCCGTGCGGTCCCGCGTCGTCGTGCATCAAAGGGTGAGCGCGTCTCGAATCCAACGCACTCACGCACTCACGCACTAACGCACTTCCGGCTTCTTTTCCGGCAACCTCACCACGATCTGATCCTCCCACCGCGCGTCCACCCGAATCCTGCGCTGCGCGGAGTCCGCCGGGACGCGGCGCTCCAGGTCGGCGAGGGCGGCGCGCAGGCGGACCAGGCGGGCGTCGTCGGCGCCGGCGGGGATCAGGACCTCGGCGGCGGGGGCGCTCAGCACCAGGCGGAGTGCGCCGGACGGGTCGGAGCGCACCTCGCTCACGCGGGCCATCAGCGCCGGGTCCAGCTCGCCCAGCCGTCCAGTCTCTGCCAGCAGCGTCCGCACGGGGCCCGCAGGGATGCGGCCGCGCGCGTCCGGCTTCACGGTGGCGCGCAGGAGCGGGAGGTCCAGCGGCACGCGCGCGGGGTCGACGGGGAGCACTTCTCCCTCGGCGGTGACGGCGCGCAGGGTGCCGGCCTGCACCAGGGCCGCGGCGCGCTTCTCCGTCACGCGGATGCGCAGCGTGTGCGGCAGGCGGCGCGTGACCTCCGCGTCGGCGACGACGGGGTGGCGGCGG encodes the following:
- a CDS encoding FtsQ-type POTRA domain-containing protein encodes the protein MKRRTRRIVLAAVALVAASSPFWGPPLLRVSPGFDTRRVEVSGTRLLAPHEVLAASGVKIGGSVWTDPAAWEAALRRHPVVADAEVTRRLPHTLRIRVTEKRAAALVQAGTLRAVTAEGEVLPVDPARVPLDLPLLRATVKPDARGRIPAGPVRTLLAETGRLGELDPALMARVSEVRSDPSGALRLVLSAPAAEVLIPAGADDARLVRLRAALADLERRVPADSAQRRIRVDARWEDQIVVRLPEKKPEVR